The following proteins are co-located in the Pectinophora gossypiella chromosome 7, ilPecGoss1.1, whole genome shotgun sequence genome:
- the LOC126368073 gene encoding ELAV-like protein 2 codes for MSESCQDGNCHGNNEYGPDESPTKLIVNYIPEVMTQDMMFSLFSTMGKLESCKLIANRGYGFVEYSCPEDAIKARKAFNGLLMQNKTLKVSHALLNPELKPPSKPEADWNLYVCNLPNELTLQDLHGLFAQFGKIVNSRIAAGIAFVLYEHQYEAERAIVNINGTTPPGFLHPLTVKYANKSNPNKHKNNNNNFSKNPLVKPYHWINHMGAIGDHNSPSTWSIYIYNIAPEVEELTLWQLFGPYGAIVSVKIIKDHQTNKSKGFGFVTMRNYDQAAMAIQALNGYVLHGQPLSVSFKTQKR; via the coding sequence ATGTCGGAATCGTGTCAAGACGGTAATTGTCATGGAAATAACGAATATGGGCCTGACGAATCACCCACCAAACTTATCGTCAATTACATTCCTGAAGTCATGACCCAGGATATGATGTTCTCACTATTTTCGACAATGGGTAAACTGGAAAGTTGTAAATTGATAGCGAACAGAGGCTACGGCTTCGTGGAGTACTCTTGTCCGGAAGATGCAATCAAGGCTCGGAAGGCGTTCAATGGGCTTCTGATGCAGAACAAGACGTTGAAAGTATCTCATGCGTTGCTGAACCCTGAGTTGAAGCCTCCTTCAAAGCCGGAAGCCGACTGGAACCTTTACGTATGTAACCTGCCTAACGAACTGACCTTGCAGGATTTACATGGACTATTCGCACAATTTGGTAAAATAGTTAATTCTCGTATAGCAGCTGGTATTGCCTTCGTCCTGTATGAACATCAATATGAAGCGGAAAGAGCCATTGTCAATATAAATGGCACCACGCCGCCTGGTTTCCTACATCCACTAACTGTTAAGTATGCTAATAAGAGTAAccctaataaacataaaaacaataacaataacttTTCGAAAAACCCTCTGGTGAAACCATACCATTGGATAAATCATATGGGTGCTATTGGGGACCATAACTCCCCAAGCACATGGTCTATTTACATATACAATATAGCTCCGGAAGTGGAAGAACTAACTCTTTGGCAGCTATTTGGTCCTTATGGTGCTATTGTGTCAGTTAAAATTATCAAAGACCATCAAACTAATAAGAGCAAAGGTTTTGGTTTTGTGACAATGAGAAATTACGATCAAGCAGCAATGGCAATTCAAGCTTTGAATGGCTATGTTCTGCACGGCCAACCTCTCTCGGTTAGTTTCAAGACGCAAAagagataa